In the Colias croceus chromosome 1, ilColCroc2.1 genome, acattctCTTTGTTATTGCTTTTAGGTTCTAAGTTTGCCTTAATTGGTTTGGGTATATGTGATGAACCAATCAATGGTTTCTTTGGACACACATCTTTGACAAGAGGCACTTGAGATTTCTTTATGTAGGAAGCCACTGGACTAGTTATGTGATCATATGCATTGAATTTGTGAATTGtctttttattagtatttttattgtgtaggtccaattgtttttttccttttattgcAGTAGATGGTGTCTTAAATAATGGTGTTCTTAATTGACCAGTCTTTTTACTACTGCTGTTCTGCTGTTGTGAGCTTGGCTCTGGCTTCATTTCCATTTTACACAACTTGTCAGAAGATGCAATAAGTTCTTCCTTCAGATATTCTGTGACAGTATTTGTTTCCTGCTTAACTATGAGATCTGAATCCGGATCTGTTTCAATCTTTATCTCTGGTAACAAATCAGTAGGAGAAGTATTAAAATAGCAATGATTGACTGGTATTTTCTTCACAATATCCAATGTATTATCTAATTCTTCTTTTTTAGgtgacataaataaatttgccACCATTTTCTCTAGCTTTATAAAACTATCCTCAGGGGAGTTATCATCCCTATTTGAACATGTTTCCATTTGAGAAATATCAGGATTAGAGATGCGTCTGGTATTTGTGTCattgtttaatataaactCATTTTCTCTTTTGGAAATTATATCAGGTTCAGAGTGCACTTCAATAATTTTGATACTGCTAGTAGTTTTATCAGTGTCCACAGGGGTTTTATCAAacctataataaatgttagatgcataaaataaagacaattatatatatattgttaGTAGCCACAATAACAGAGCTATAATTTTTTGGAtctatcattttattaaaaaaaataagtactttaaaagTAGGTGGGTCGATCAACTTTTATTGGTCCGACGTGTACAGATCATGTCCCTGaaggataattaataaacatgaaatcataaagagttaaattcgttttaattatattccttttaatattttctagcaTTATTGcgaacaatattttacttgttttattaatttgtgcgTTGTTTCATGGTTGTCGAGGGACTAAATGCAATTTTCCAGTACTATCACATTTGTCCCCATGCCACAATGCATTAACAAACTTCGCATCACGAACACATACTATCACGACCATAAATACCAAATACACTCCTTGTttcagtacataattattgacatccaaacatacaaaccatttttttttattggatataatacgattttcaggcattttactTTTGTCCCCATAAATCACCTACATGACACAGGTCTCACAGACAACCGTAATTTAGTTATGAAACCAAAACACATATGGCGCGGTAGATTCCTAAACAACAAGctaaacacaataattaactgtCGGGCTCAAACGCCACtttgatttgtataaaatcacGGCAACAGTCGTCCGAGCGTTGTTGGTGAGTGTGGGGTGGCTTTTTTGTCAGTCCGTCAGACAACTGTGATTAAAACGTAAGTACTTGATGCATTGTTATCAATTATACTACACGAGATGCGCTTTCGTCTATATTTTAGTGTGAGCTgagattaatatataaaataacaatagtatTTGCTTGGCggctc is a window encoding:
- the LOC123695704 gene encoding uncharacterized protein LOC123695704; this encodes MDNLRLEAGDQMKNDMYTNENDSEDEVFIGKMSLEEVKKRIFMRPFRKTISFDKTPVDTDKTTSSIKIIEVHSEPDIISKRENEFILNNDTNTRRISNPDISQMETCSNRDDNSPEDSFIKLEKMVANLFMSPKKEELDNTLDIVKKIPVNHCYFNTSPTDLLPEIKIETDPDSDLIVKQETNTVTEYLKEELIASSDKLCKMEMKPEPSSQQQNSSSKKTGQLRTPLFKTPSTAIKGKKQLDLHNKNTNKKTIHKFNAYDHITSPVASYIKKSQVPLVKDVCPKKPLIGSSHIPKPIKANLEPKSNNKENVILTPVAYKSAKKTKVINLPNKEKMPKSPWAEKVATALPKAFVIKHDHREMNLISKPGPTFQDSFADLSLHQAEVSVCTQKPAFKNL